The DNA window GGGCATGCGGCCCCATCCGTACGCCACGGCCGAGGGCCGGCCGCTGCCCGTCGAGTTCGTGGCGGCCGCCGCCGTCCAGGCCGCCGTCACCTCGACGATGGAGGGCACCCTCACGGTGCCCCAGATCGACGACATCGGGCGCACGAGCGGGCTCGTCGACCCAAACGCCGCATCCACGCCCTCCCTCGCGCCCCTGTTGGTGGGCCTGGGTGGCACCGCCCTCGGGGCCTGGCTCCTCCGCCGGTGGCGGGCCTCGTAGCGTCCTCGGTCGCCCCCGGATCGCCCTCTAGAATTCGGTCCGCTCCGCGTGGGCGCTACGAGGCGGGCGCCGCGTCGGAGACCGGCGGCGGCGCCTCCGTCGACTCCGCCCCGAGCGCGAGAATGACGCGCCGCTCCAGTGTGCGCTTCAGGTGGAGGATGTCCTCCTCCTCCCCCTGATCGATGTACATGGTGTGGATGTAAAGGTACTCCCGGTCCTCCGACACGTCGAGGCTCAGCGTGCCCGGCGTCAGCGAGATGAGGTTTGCGAAGAGAGTGATCCCCAGGTCCGACCGCACGGACAGCGGCACGGCGAGGATGCCCGCCCGCATGCGGTAGCCCGGCGTGATCGTCTCCCAGGCCACCCGGACGCTCGAGTTGATAAGCTCCTTCACGAAGAAGCCCGCCAGGGACGCCTTGTACCAGATGCGCTGGTCGTAGCTGGCCTCCCCGAGCAGGGGCCGCAACAGCCGAAGCACCCCGTAGGCGAGGACGAAGCCGAGCGCAAAGTTAGCGAGCGTGAACGCGCCCTGTACGGCCGTCCACACCAGGGCGAGGACCAGCGTCAGCAGCAGATTTTTCATGGTTGAGCACCGCTTCGACGTATTCAGAGGAATTGTAGAGCTCGTCCGCCGACCGCTCGGCGAGGTCGTACACCGGCCCGGCAAAGACGCTAATCATGATTGTAAGGGCCGCGAGCCCGGCAATCGGCACGTACATGACGCGCGTGCCCAGCCCCATCGACGACACCGCGTCCGCCAGGTCGCCCCCGCCCCCCGGAAGAAAGGCCTTCACCCAGATCTTCGTCATCGAGAACATCGTGAAGAGCCCCACGGCGACGGCCACCGTCACAATCCAGTAGGCCCCCGTCTCAATGCCGGCGATCGTCAGGATCAGTTTTGCCCAGAAGCCGGAGAGCGGCGGGAAGCCGGCTAGCGAGAACGCCGGAATGATGAAGAGGGCCGCCAGCCACGGGTGATACGCGTAGAGGCCGTCGAGCGACTTGAGGCTGAAGGAGCCCCGCAGGCGCTTCGCCACCCCACTGACGAGGAACAGGTTTGCCTTCACGATAATGTGGTGGACGATGTAGAACACCCCGCCCAGGATGGCCAGCGGCGTGTACAGCGCGAGCCCCATGATCATGTAGCCGATCTGGCTGACGATGTGGAAGGAGAGCACGCGCCGGAAGTCGTTTTGCACGGCGGCCCCGAGGACGCCCGTCACCATGGTGAGCCCCGCCCCCCACAGCAGAAGCGTATGGGTGTAGCCCACGTCCTGGGTGAAGAGCAGCGTGAAGACCCGAAAGAGCGCGTACACGCCTACCTTGGTCAGCAGGCCCGCGAAGAAGGCCGAGACCGACGCGGGCGGCGTGTGGTAGGAGGCCGGCAGCCAGAAAAAGAGCGGAAAGAGCGCCGCCTTGATGCCGAAGGAAATCAGGAACAGCATCGCCACCACCGTCACCAGGCCCGGCTGGCCGACCTCGGAGAGGGCCAGGGAGAGCTCGGCCATGTTGAGCGTGCCGGTCATGCCGTACACCAGCCCCACGCCGGATAGGAAGAGGAGCGACGACACCAGGTTGATCACGACGTACTTGACCGCCCCGGCGAGCTGCTCGTCCGTGTTGCCCAGCACGATCAGCACGAACGAGGAGATCAGCATGACCTCGAACCACACGTAGAGGTTGAAGAGGTCCCCCGTTAGAAAGGCCCCGTTGATGCCGATCATGAGCAGGTTGAAGAACGGGTAGAACCCAAAT is part of the Salinibacter ruber DSM 13855 genome and encodes:
- a CDS encoding Na+/H+ antiporter subunit E; amino-acid sequence: MKNLLLTLVLALVWTAVQGAFTLANFALGFVLAYGVLRLLRPLLGEASYDQRIWYKASLAGFFVKELINSSVRVAWETITPGYRMRAGILAVPLSVRSDLGITLFANLISLTPGTLSLDVSEDREYLYIHTMYIDQGEEEDILHLKRTLERRVILALGAESTEAPPPVSDAAPAS
- a CDS encoding Na+/H+ antiporter subunit D yields the protein MSAHLLIILPLIIPFVAAVAALLFARWPTVQKGINIVSMGGILAASLGLLSRITEQGIQVTTIGDWPVPFGIVFVVDHLSVVMLIVSAIIGLAVAVYAVPDVDDARVRFGFYPFFNLLMIGINGAFLTGDLFNLYVWFEVMLISSFVLIVLGNTDEQLAGAVKYVVINLVSSLLFLSGVGLVYGMTGTLNMAELSLALSEVGQPGLVTVVAMLFLISFGIKAALFPLFFWLPASYHTPPASVSAFFAGLLTKVGVYALFRVFTLLFTQDVGYTHTLLLWGAGLTMVTGVLGAAVQNDFRRVLSFHIVSQIGYMIMGLALYTPLAILGGVFYIVHHIIVKANLFLVSGVAKRLRGSFSLKSLDGLYAYHPWLAALFIIPAFSLAGFPPLSGFWAKLILTIAGIETGAYWIVTVAVAVGLFTMFSMTKIWVKAFLPGGGGDLADAVSSMGLGTRVMYVPIAGLAALTIMISVFAGPVYDLAERSADELYNSSEYVEAVLNHEKSAADAGPRPGVDGRTGRVHAR